One Drechmeria coniospora strain ARSEF 6962 chromosome 01, whole genome shotgun sequence genomic region harbors:
- a CDS encoding eukaryotic translation initiation factor 3 — translation MSRFFRGGDDSSSDSSSDEEELYSEEEEEKVIDQNDSDEDSDEDASEEDSDDSSDEEGGGGKGASKFLRDADSESEDSDDEVRAKVRSAKDKRLDELEASIKQIENGQKNGDWTLISAEFDKLSRQVTKLQDGGKTPKPYVRVIAELEDFMNEALAKQKVTPKKMNAIQARALNAVKQKIKKSSKEHQAQVDAYREDKEGFMESDDEEEITVVVSKPKKLPKLEAEPTVEDLGDEGFATVGKGGRTLQYTPESIFKHLRTIFESRGKKNTDRLEQIKVMEKLNEIANTPYQQIRVLLTIISARFDLGSGTANVMPLEHWKAAEKELSTLLSILEKNHDYVVVENTEEWEDDEKPPTLQPGEKYIKVAGSIVSYVERLDDELVRSLQSIDPHTSEYIERLQDEGALYNIIFRGLLYYEYLRKDEALDIPQDSVNRIVMRRLEHVYFKPSQVVKTFEENCWKEVGDKVQSVITPRTEAQDAGNLVNVLCNYLFSNSDGIIRARAMMCQVYFLALHGEYYKSRDMMLMSHLQESIPNFDVQSQILYNRTLVQVGLCAFRKGLVYEAQNTLQEICGSGRQKELLAQGVMMQRYNQVSPEQERLEKQRQLPFHMHINLELLECVYLTCSMLLEIPLLAQTGSSPDVKKRVISKTYRRMLEYHERQIFTGPPENTRDHVMQASKALAAGEWKKSTTFIHSIKIWELMPNSEEIKEMLSKQIQEEGLRTYLFTYAPFYDTLALETLGGMFELDATKVAAVVSKMISHEELAASLDQVTSTVIFRKGVELSRLQSLALTLSDKASALIETNERTLEQRTQGTSNAFERQGGRGRGGRGGRGGGRGGPRIGGNTQRQAGGTQFTGGALGAAVRG, via the exons ATGTCTCGATTCTTTCgcggtggcgacgacagCTCGAGCGACTCCTCCAGCGATGAGGAGGAGCTCTACtccgaagaggaggaggagaaggtcATCGACCAGAACGATTCAGATGAGGACTCGGACGAAGACGCCTCTGAGGAGGACAGCGACGACTCCAGCGATGAAgaaggcggtggcggcaAAGGTGCCAGCAAATTCTTGAGGGATGCCGACTCCGAGAGCGAAGACAGCGATGACGAAGTACGCGCCAAGGTCAGGAGTGCCAAGGACAAACGtctggacgagctcgaggcgtcGATTAAGCAGATCGAGAACGGCCAGAAGAATGGCGACTGGACGCTCATCTCTGCCG AGTTCGACAAGCTGAGCCGACAAGTCACAAAGCTCCAGGATGGCGGCAAGACGCCCAAGCCGTACGTCCGCGTCATCGCCGAACTGGAAGATTTTATGAACGAGGCTCTCGCCAAGCAAAAAGTCACGCCCAAGAAGATGAACGCCATCCAGGCCAGAGCCTTGAACGCTGTGAAACAGAAAATTAAGAAGTCCAGCAAGGAGCACCAGGCCCAGGTCGATGCCTATCGGGAAGACAAGGAAGGCTTCATGGAGTctgacgacgaagaggagatcaccgtcgtcgtctccaaGCCCAAGAAACTGcccaagctcgaggccgaacCTACTGTCGAGGACTTGGGCGATGAGGGTTTTGCCACGGTCGGCAAGGGTGGACGGACTCTGCAATACACGCCCGAGAGCATCTTCAAGCACCTGCGAACAATTTTCGAGTCCCGTGGCAAGAAGAACACGGACCGGTTGGAGCAGATCAAGGTTATGGAGAAGCTGAACGAGATTGCCAACACGCCATACCAGCAGATTCGAGTTCTCCTCACCATCATTTCCGCTCGATTTGACCTGGGATCCGGCACGGCCAACGTGATGCCGCTGGAGCACTGGAAGGCTGCCGAGAAGGAGCTGTCCACCCTCCTGTCGATTCTCGAGAAGAACCACGACTACGTGGTGGTCGAGAACACGGAGGAGTGGGAAGATGACGAGAAGCCACCCACGCTGCAGCCTGGCGAGAAGTACATCAAGGTCGCCGGCAGCATCGTGTCGTACGTCGAgaggctcgacgacgagctcgtccgctCGCTTCAGAGCATCGACCCCCACACATCCGAGTACATCGAGCGACTtcaggacgagggcgcgtTGTACAACATCATCTTCCGCGGGCTGCTGTACTACGAGTACCTGCGCAAGGACGAGGCCCTCGACATTCCCCAGGACAGCGTCAATCGCATTGTCATGCGACGACTGGAACACGTTTATTTCAAG CCTTCCCAAGTCGTGAAGACGTTCGAGGAGAACTGCTGGAAGGAGGTCGGCGACAAGGTTCAGTCCGTCATCACACCCCGCACCGAGGCACAGGACGCGGGCAACCTCGTCAACGTTCTCTGCAACTATCTGTTCAGCAACAGCGACGGCATCATTCGCGCGCGCGCCATGATGTGCCAAGTGTActtcctcgccctccacGGCGAGTACTACAAGTCTCGTGACATGATGCTCATGTCCCATCTGCAAGAGTCGATTCCCAACTTTGACGTCCAGAGCCAGATTCTGTACAACCGTACGCTGGTGCAGGTCGGCTTGTGCGCCTTCCGCAAGGGCCTCGTCTACGAGGCGCAGAACACGCTGCAGGAGATCTGCGGCAGCGGTCGGCAGAAGGAGCTGCTCGCCCAGGGCGTCATGATGCAGCGATACAACCAGGTGTCGCCCGAGCAGGAGCGGCTGGAGAAGCAGCGACAGCTGCCCTTCCACATGCACATCAACCTGGAGCTGCTCGAGTGCGTGTACCTGACGTGCAGCATGCTGCTGGAAATTCCTCTGCTGGCCCAGACCGGATCGTCTCCGGATGTCAAGAAGCGTGTGATCAGCAAGACGTACAGGCGCATGCTCGAGTATCATGAGAGGCAGATCTTCACGGGCCCCCCGGAGAACACGCGTGACCACGTGATGCAGGCGTCCaaggcgctcgccgccggcgagtgGAAGAAGTCGACGACGTTCATCCACAGCATCAAGATCTGGGAGCTGATGCCGAACTCGGAGGAGATCAAGGAGATGCTCTCGAAGCAGATTCAGGAGGAGGGCCTGCGGACCTACCTATTCACCTACGCTCCCTTCTACGACACGCTCGCGCTCGAGACGCTCGGCGGCATGTTCGAGCTGGACGCCACCaaggtggcggccgtcgtcagcaAGATGATCAGCCACGAGGAACTCGCGGCTTCCCTGGACCAggtgacgtcgacggtcaTCTTCCGCAAGGGTGTCGAGCTCAGCCGGCTGCAGTCCCTCGCCCTCACACTCTCGGACAAGGCGAGCGCGCTCATCGAGACCAACGAGCGGACGCTGGAGCAGCGGACGCAGGGAACGTCGAACGCATTCGAGCGACagggaggccgaggacgcggcggccgcggcggacggggcggcggccgaggcggccctcGCATTGGCGGCAACACGCAGAGACAGGCCGGCGGCACGCAGTTCACCGGCGGCGCTCTCGGCGCGGCCGTGCGGGGTTGA
- a CDS encoding iron-sulfur cluster assembly accessory protein Isa2, with protein sequence MKSLRCVCNASAARLFVQVAIRRYLAIAAPSAAPLDFLMPRVAASCSRDEDGKEMMLDITPRAAKRLSEIMSKDKNPNLALRIQVESGGCHGFQYLMSLITIPPKDSAEWSTVVNEDDTIFQYSHDDVDPNLPSHACARIILDEPSLDLLKGSKVDFTMELIGSQFKITDNPHATSSCGCGTSFDIKM encoded by the exons ATGAAGTCTCTTCGCTGCGTATGCAACGCCTCTGCTGCCCGATTATTTGTTCAAGTTGCGATTCGCCGCTACTTGGCAATAGCTGCGCCGTCAGCTGCTCCTCTAGATTTTCTGATGCCGCGTGTTGCAGCTTCATGTTCGCGA GATGAGGATGGCAAGGAGATGATGCTCGACATTACCCCCCGTGCTGCAAAG CGACTGTCAGAAATTATGAGCAAAGACAAGAACCCGAACCTGGCTCTCCGCATTCAagtcgagagcggcggctGCCACGGATTCCAATACCTCATGAGCCTCATCACTATCCCCCCCAAGGACTCGGCTGAGTGGTCGACTGTCGTCAACGAGGATGACACTATCTTCCAATACTCGCATGACGACGTTGATCCAAATTTACCATCTCATGCTTGTGCGAGGATAATACTGGATGAGCCGTCTCTGGACCTCCTCAAGGGAAGCAAAGTAGACTTTACCATGGAGTTGATTGGGTCACAATTCAAGATCACCGACAATCCTCACGCCACCAGCAGCTGCGGATGCGGTACGAGCTTCGACATCAAGATGTAG
- a CDS encoding 60S ribosomal protein L7: MGALTVPTHDQILVPETLLKKRKSQEKARAERLATVQKKKAANKEKRGVIFKRAEKYVKEYRDGEREKIRLARVAKENDSAYIAAESKLIFVVRIKGINKMPPKPRKILQLLRLLQINNGVFIRVTKATTEMLKIVEPWIAYGYPNLKSIKELVYKRGYGKVDKQRIALTDNSIIEENLGKYGIVCMEDLIHEIYTVGPNFKQAANFLWPFKLSNPTGGFRPRKFKHFIEGGDLGNREEHINALIRQMN, from the exons aTGGGTGCCCT TACTGTCCCTACCCACGACCAGATCCTGGTCCCTGAGACTCTTCTCAAGAAGCGCAAGAGCCAGGAGAAGGCTCGCGCTGAGCGACTTGCCACCGtccagaagaagaaggct GCCAACAAGGAGAAGCGTGGTGTCATCTTCAAGCGTGCCGAGAAGTACGTCAAGGAGTACCGCGATGGCGAGCGCGAGAAGATTCGCCTGGCCCGCGTCGCCAAGGAGAACGACTCCGCCTATATCGCCGCCGAGTCCAAGCTGATCTTCGTCGTCCGCATCAAGGG TATCAACAAGATGCCTCCTAAGCCTCGCAAGATCCTCCAGCTGCTCCGTCTTCTTCAGATCAACAACGGCGTCTTCATCCGTGTCACCAAGGCCACCACTGAGATGTTGAAGATTGTTGAGCCCTGGATCGCCTACGGCTACCCCAACCTTAAGTCCATCAAGGAGCTCGTGTACAAGCGCGGCTACGGAAAGGTTGACAAGCAGCGCATTGCCCTTACCGACAACTCCATCATCGAGGAGAACCTCGGAAAGTACGGCATCGTCTGCATGGAGGATCTCATCCACGAGATCTACACGGTTGGCCCCAACTTCAAGCAGGCCGCCAACTTCCTGTGGCCCTTCAAGCTGAGCAACCCCACGGGCGGATTCCGCCCTCGCAAGTTCAAGCACTTCATTGAGGGTGGTGATCTTGGCAACCGTGAGGAGCACATCAACGCTCTCATCCGCCAGATGAACTAG
- a CDS encoding 40S ribosomal protein S14: MPPVKKVAAPKENISLGPSVRDGELVFGVARIFASFNDTFVHITDLSGRETITRVTGGMKVKADRDESSPYAAMLAAQDVAVRCKELGINALHIKIRATGGNGTKTPGPGAQSALRALARAGMKIGRIEDVTPTPSDSTRRKGGRRGRRL, from the exons ATGCCCCCTGTCAAGAAGGTCGCCGCCCCCAAGGAGAACATCTCCTTGGGCCCCTCTGTCCGTGATG GAGAGCTCGTTTTCGGCGTTGCCCGTATCTTCGCTTCGTTCAACGACACCTTCGTTCACATCACCGATCTCAG CGGACGTGAGACCATCACCCGTGTCACTGGTGGCATGAAGGTCAAGGCCGATCGTGACGAGTCCTCCCCTTACGCCGCCATGTTGGCTGCCCAGGACGTTGCCGTTCGATGCAAGGAGCTGGGCATCAACGCCCTCCACATCAAGATCCGTGCCACTGGTG GCAACGGCACCAAGACCCCCGGCCCCGGTGCTCAGTCCGCCCTCCGCGCTCTGGCTCGTGCTGGCATGAAGATTGGCCGCATCGAGGACGTCACCCCCACTCCCTCCGACTCTACCCGCAGAAAGGGTGGTCGCCGTGGTCGCCGTCTCTAA
- a CDS encoding hypothetical protein (related to DNA repair helicase ERCC6): MDTEREQNGSVPVDDQFSLVERTVPVAHEASEGAPATEKQDTTGMSEEDALRNLTGTVRDQDELERDITLQANAALMEAEDKKDQNRIEKLDGTKRRLQMQLDKEKNKLQKVLGNPYQSRNVQKEIARIDEEIRQVTNDIADFQSRIDKRHQIDQLEASSIPKSGKLPGESHREYLIRTGKITPFAKIGGPRPQGLEGQLANAILDAEEEAAAEQFNKDVDGPTSHQLLRRPGFVEDTAVAGQQQVSPLAAGNESSPPRPRKKQRVETVRSPSSDFEPESSSGSESPDVAIWQQGTEDDLARDARRKEKAKEKGQQQEVIDLSKIDDGSEVHYRRRLEDWVTRRSRARRARRQQEASGDAVADSDGEDEWLQPAPDNADHHFDDDLKLPGDIHPSLFGYQKTGVQWLAELYKQGVGGIIGDEMGLGKTVQLIAFIAALHYSKKLNRPVIVVAPATLLRQWVSEFHRWWPPLRVSILHSSGSGMMNPRLEDDYDVEHYRPIANKSQSAARRIVKKVVEKGHVLVTTYTGLQTYANELLPVEWEYAVLDEGHKIRNPNAEITNNLTELWSLFDFIYPMRLGTLVNFRTQFEIPIRQGGYANASNLQVMTAEKCAEALKETIGEYLLQRLKVDVAADLPEKTEQVLFCKLTDGQREAYEAFLHSDEVSAILNRKRQSLYGIDVLRKICNHPDLLDKNLKNKPGYDYGRPKLSAKMQLTKDLLRKVMIPNGHKTLLFSQGKLMLNIIEKCMRECGISFNTDPQIHVFLMTTRTGGLGTNLTGADRIIIFDPDWNPSTDLQARERAWRLGQNKPVKIYRLMTEGTIEEKIYHRQIFKQFMTNKVLKDPKQRSSYDLSDLYDLFSYNPGDDPALQRSEVFKGAEVDLASTRNMKKAAVAARKRRHDDVEQGELQGMNMLAGMEEFTEEKSVHDEKRMLEGIFARSVNSAYDHEQIVNGPQKAKADIGVLRQEANQVARQAAAHLRLAAQEARRVPIGTVTWTGEVGTGGRPGANRRRAGPSSAGIMRNLADRQGLNGDASESSSRSRTPGTDRNLKAKDFMIMIKTFINRHNGRVPSKMLVDHFNTYCPGKKQSDEFKLALDRVAILNKAGGAGRGLLWANLTSI, from the exons ATGGACACTGAACGAGAGCAGAATGGAAGCGTCCCCGTGGACGATCAGTTTTCCCTGGTAGAGAGAACGGTCCCGGTCGCTCACGAGGCTTCTGAAGGCGCTCCAGCCACCGAGAAACAAGATACTACAGGAATGAGCGAGGAAGACGCTTTGAGAAATCTGACCGGCACCGTCCGGGACCAAGATGAACTGGAACGAGACATCACACTGCAAGCCAACGCAGCTCTGATGGAAGCAGAGGACAAAAAGGACCAAAATAGAATCGAAAAGCTCGATGGCACGAAAAGGCGACTGCAGATGCAGCTTGATAAGGAGAAGAATAAGCTCCAGAAGGTTCTTGGCAACCCGTACCAGTCTCGCAATGTGCAGAAAGAAATTGCGAGGATAGACGAAGAGATTCGCCAGGTGACGAACGACATTGCTGACTTCCAGTCTCGCATCGACAAGCGCCATCAGATAGATCAATTGGAAGCCTCCAGCATTCCCAAATCCGGCAAGTTGCCCGGGGAGAGCCATCGCGAGTATCTGATCCGAACTGGAAAAATCACACCCTTTGCCAAAATTGGCGGTCCGAGACCGCAGGGCCTAGAAGGGCAGCTAGCAAATGCGATCTTggacgccgaggaagaggctgCTGCCGAGCAGTTCAACAAGGATGTCGACGGCCCGACGTCGCATCAGTTGTTGCGACGCCCAGGCTTTGTCGAGGACACAGCGGTTGCTGGACAGCAGCAGGTCTCGCCCCTTGCAGCCGGAAACGAGTCTTCTCCTCCTAGACCTCGGAAGAAGCAGCGTGTCGAGACGGTGCGCAGTCCTTCGTCGGATTTTGAGCCGGAAAGCTCGTCCGGATCGGAGTCCCCTGACGTCGCCATCTGGCAGCAGGGCACGGAGGATGACCTGGCTCGAGACGCGCGTCGGAAGGAGAAGGCCAAGGAAAAGggccagcagcaggaggTTATTGATCTTAGCAAAATCGATGACGGCAGCGAGGTCCACTACAGGAGGCGATTGGAGGACTGGGTCACTCGGCGAAGTCGTGCCAGACGTGCTCGTCGACAACAAGAGGCATCCGGTGATGCTGTTGCGGATAGCGATGGAGAAGATGAATGGCTCCAACCCGCACCCGACAATGCGGACCATCACTTCGATGACGATTTGAAACTTCCGGGCGACATACACCCCTCTTTGTTTGGATACCAAAAGACTGGCGTCCAATGGCTCGCTGAGCTATACAAGCAGGGCGTTGGCGGAATCATTGGCGACGAGATGGGGCTGGGGAAGACTGTGCAGTTGAtcgccttcatcgccgcccttCATTATAGCAAGAAGCTGAACCGACCCGTCATTGTTGTCGCTCCCGCCACCTTGCTGCGCCAATGGGTGAGCGAGTTTCATCGTTGGTGGCCTCCGCTTCGCGTCTCGATCTTGCACTCGTCGGGAAGCGGCATGATGAACCCCAGGCTGGAAGATGACTACGATGTGGAGCACTATCGTCCCATTGCGAACAAGTCACAGAGTGCTGCGAGGCGGATTGTCAAAAAGGTGGTCGAAAAAGGCCATGTCCTTGTGACGACCTACACAGGCTTGCAGACCTATGCGAATGAGCTGCTCCCGGTGGAATGGGAGTACGCCGTGCTTGACGAGGGGCACAAGATTCGGAATCCCAACGCTGAGATCACT AACAATCTGACGGAGCTTTGGTCGCTCTTCGACTTCATCTACCCGATGCGTCTCGGGACGTTGGTGAATTTCCGAACCCAGTTCGAGATCCCAATCCGTCAAGGTGGCTACGCCAACGCATCCAACCTCCAAGTCATGACGGCCGAGAAATGCGCCGAAGCGTTGAAGGAAACCATCGGCGAGTACCTGCTTCAGCGTTTAAAGGTCGATGTTGCTGCGGATCTTCCCGAGAAGACGGAGCAGGTGCTGTTTTGCAAGTTGACCGATGGCCAACGCGAGGCATACGAGGCTTTTCTCCACTCGGACGAAGTTTCTGCCATCTTGAACCGCAAACGCCAATCCCTGTACGGCATTGATGTTCTGCGTAAGATTTGCAACCACCCAGATCTTCTGGACAAGAACCTGAAGAACAAACCTGGCTACGACTATGGTCGCCCGAAGCTCTCTGCCAAGATGCAGCTGACCAAGGACCTGCTGCGAAAAGTCATGATCCCGAATGGTCATAAGACACTTCTATTTTCCCAGGGCAAGCTTATGCTTAACATTATCGAGAAATGCATGAGGGAATGCGGCATCTC GTTTAACACCGACCCCCAGATCCATGTATTTCTCATGACGACGCGAACGGGTGGATTGGGTACCAATCTCACCGGTGCCGATCGTATAATCATATTTGACCCGGATTGGAACCCATCTACCGACCTGCAGGCCCGAGAACGCGCCTGGAGATTAGGGCAGAACAAACCTGTCAAGATCTACCGTCTCATGACGGAAGGGACCATTGAGGAGAAGATTTATCATCGGCAGATTTTCAAGCAGTTCATGACGAATAAAGTCTTGAAGGACCCAAAACAGCGGAGCTCATATGACCTGTCGGATCTATATGACCTGTTCAGTTACAACCCAGGGGATGACCCAGCTCTACAGCGAAGTGAAGTGTTCAAGGGCGCCGAGGTTGACTTGGCCAGCACAAGAAATATGAAGAAAGCCGCGGTGGCTGCTAGAAAAAGACGTCATGATGACGTTGAACAAGGCGAGCTGCAGGGCATGAATATGCTTGCTGGTATGGAAGAGTTCACGGAGGAAAAGTCGGTTCATGACGAGAAGCGCATGCTGGAGGGAATATTCGCGCGTTCAGTCAACAGCGCATACGACCACGAGCAGATTGTGAATGGTCCACAAAAGGCGAAGGCGGATATTGGCGTTCTGCGCCAGGAGGCAAACCAAGTGGCTCGCCAAGCAGCTGCTCATCTTCGCCTTGCAGCTCAGGAGGCTCGTCGTGTTCCCATCGGAACCGTGACATGGACTGGGGAAGTCGGCACTGGAGGCCGCCCGGGTGCCAACCGTCGCCGGGCTGGACCAAGCTCTGCCGGCATCATGAGAAACCTGGCTGATAGACAGGGCCTCAACGGTGATGCCAGCGAGAGCAGCTCGCGATCTAGGACTCCAGGCACGGACAGGAAcctcaaggccaaggactTCATGATCATGATCAAAACGTTCATCAACCGACATAACGGACGCGTTCCCAGTAAGATGCTCGTCGACCATTTCAATACGTACTGTCCAGGGAAGAAGCAGAGCGACGAGTTCAAGCTGGCACTAGACAGAGTTGCCATCTTGAACAAGGCTGGTGGTGCGGGCAGGG GCCTTCTTTGGGCGAATTTAACATCTATCTAG
- a CDS encoding hypothetical protein (related to histone transcription regulator), giving the protein MHIIKPSWLSHSVEQKDFEVYSCHVSPDGKRLATAGGDGHVRIWSTESIYKSDDASYSKPRQLCHMSHHLGTIHSVRFSPNGRYLASGADDKIICVYHLDKSSPPTATFATDEPPPAENWKTYKRLIGHDNDVQDLAWSADSSLLVSVGLDSKVVVWSGYTFEKLKSLPAHQSHVKGITFDPANKFFATASDDRTIKIFRFTPPAPNSTQHDMVNNFVLEATISSPFKSSPLTTYFRRCSWSPDGNHIAAANAVNGPVSSVAIIERTRWDSEINLIGHEAPTEVCMFSPRLFHTVKPDGAGHANGAGGQLVTVIASAGQDKTLSIWNTNTSRPVIILQDLTGKSISDLAWTPDGQTLFACSLDGGIVMATFEEGELGWVAQPEENVKALQKYGASRKGMGIAEDVDGLMLETHSKAGESRAVESRMGALMGDFQSDTKETTAASSGTKPSTPLTKPGATTNGDGEPEKTVEEHPDKAAERITELKSRVTIGKDGKKRVAPLLVSSSGTGQSSLPQTQLVGSTATKAAHNDGPSTVLDLTKPFDGLPKGGIASMLLGSKRKAAVSDDGDDEDLVSKRGATGPTPLVTNSSDGVEPASLTPTQNGVIPTPEFLRPAVLNPAISFSEVRLAVPKIRSYILRPLERGILLPEGVPDDASRTPENIIMEAKNDANPRDPSHVLVTKRGALVWQEWLPRAIILLTANRNFWAVACEDGSIHVWTPAGRRLLNPLILESQPVILECRNHWLLCITAVGLVHVWDLRTQSAPHPPVSLAPILDIAMTSLNQHTATQGPSVTSAHLNSNGHVVVTLSNGDGFYYARDMYTWQRLSEAWWAVGSQYWNSNDSSISALQSTAVGPAEAKGKTSGVTVSSGIIPFLERHTTNEFLLKGRAYALQRIIKTVMQRKEAEDLESTISIAHLENRIAGALQLGAREEFRLYLFMYTKRLGAEGAQPKVEELLSSLVGGILQGKESDSTEGRGWFGKGDDICGWDRKELLMGVVLILGLPPSPSPACVLDNRLMWPTVRKIPRTASTDLAVCQSARYESGGWISRC; this is encoded by the coding sequence aTGCACATCATCAAGCCCTCGTGGCTGAGCCACAGCGTCGAGCAGAAGGACTTTGAGGTTTACAGCTGCCACGTCTCGCCCGACGGGAAGCGTCTCGCCACcgctggcggcgatggccaTGTGCGAATTTGGTCGACCGAGTCCATCTACAAGTCAGATGATGCCTCCTACAGCAAACCTCGGCAGCTCTGCCACATGAGCCATCATCTCGGCACGATCCACTCCGTCCGCTTCTCGCCCAACGGGCGATACCTCGCCAGCGGCGCTGACGACAAGATCATCTGCGTCTATCACCTCGACAAGTCTTCACCTCCCACGGCCACCTTTGCCACGGATGAGCCGCCCCCGGCCGAGAACTGGAAGACGTACAAGCGGCTCATTGGCCACGACAACGATGTTCAAGACCTCGCCTGGTCCGCCGACTCgtccctcctcgtctccgtTGGTCTCGACTCCAAGGTCGTCGTCTGGTCCGGCTATACCTTTGAGAAACTCAAGTCCCTCCCGGCCCATCAGAGCCACGTCAAGGGCATCACCTTTGACCCGGCCAACAAGTTCTTCGCCACCGCTAGCGACGACCGCACCATCAAGATTTTCCGATTCACGCCACCGGCACCCAATTCCACCCAGCACGACATGGTCAACAATTTCGTTCTCGAGGCCACCATCAGCTCACCCTTCAAAAGCTCCCCCCTCACCACCTACTTCAGACGCTGTTCGTGGTCGCCGGACGGCAACcacatcgccgccgccaacgccgtcAATGGGCCCGTCAGCTCTGTTGCCATCATTGAGCGCACTCGCTGGGACAGCGAGATCAACCTCATCGGCCACGAGGCTCCGACCGAGGTTTGCATGTTTTCTCCACGCCTGTTCCACACCGTCAAGCCGGATGGTGCAGGGCACgccaacggcgccggcggccagtTGGTCACCGTGATTGCTTCGGCTGGTCAGGACAAAACGTTGAGTATCTGGAACACCAACACCTCTCGCCCAGTCATCATCCTGCAAGATCTCACCGGGAAGTCGATATCCGATCTCGCGTGGACACCCGACGGCCAGACGCTTTTCGCATGCagtctcgacggcggcatcgtcatggCTACGTTTGAGGAGGGCGAGCTGGGCTGGGTCGCCCAACCGGAGGAAAACGTCAAGGCGCTCCAGAAATACGGCGCATCAAGGAAGGGAATGGGCATCGCCGAAGATGTTGACGGACTCATGTTGGAGACCCACAGCAAAGCTGGCGAGTCGCGGGCGGTCGAGTCGAGGATGGGCGCCTTGATGGGCGATTTTCAGTCAGACacgaaggagacgacggcggcgtcaagTGGCACCAAGCCAAGCACACCCTTGACGAAACCGGGGGCGACGACcaacggcgatggcgagccggAGAAGACTGTCGAGGAACATCCAGACAAGGCTGCCGAACGGATAACGGAGCTCAAGTCCAGAGTGACGATCGGCAAAGATGGCAAGAAACGAGTGGCGCCTTTGCTCGTATCCTCTTCGGGCACAGGCCAATCATCACTACCACAGACACAGCTCGTAGGCTCGACCGCGACTAAGGCGGCGCACAACGACGGCCCATCAACCGTTCTCGACCTCACCAAGCCTTTTGATGGGCTGCCGAAAGGAGGCATCGCCTCCATGCTGCTGGGAAGCAAGCGAAAGGCTGCCgtgagcgacgacggcgatgatgagGACCTAGTTTCCAAACGCGGAGCGACCGGACCAACACCCCTCGTGACGAATTCTTCCGATGGCGTTGAGCCGGCCTCGCTCACACCTACCCAAAATGGAGTCATTCCCACCCCGGAGTTCCTTCGCCCGGCCGTTCTCAATCCGGCCATATCCTTCTCTGAAGTCAGGCTTGCCGTCCCGAAGATCAGGTCATATATCCTTCGACCGCTGGAACGTGGCATCCTGCTGCCAGAAGGGGTACCGGACGACGCGTCCAGGACGCCCGAGAACATCATTATGGAGGCGAAGAATGATGCCAACCCGCGCGATCCATCGCACGTCTTGGTGACGAAGCGAGGCGCCCTCGTGTGGCAGGAATGGCTTCCGCGAGCGATAATATTGTTGACAGCGAACAGGAACTTTTGGGCAGTGGCCTGCGAGGATGGATCGATACACGTCTGGACTCCCGCCGGCAGGCGTCTTCTGAACCCTCTCATCCTTGAGTCGCAGCCGGTCATCCTCGAATGTCGCAATCATTGGCTGCTCTgcatcaccgccgtcggATTGGTTCACGTCTGGGATTTAAGAACCCAATCCGCGCCCCATCCACCCGTCTCTCTGGCACCGATCCTGGACATTGCCATGACCTCGTTGAACCAGCATACGGCGACGCAAGGACCCAGCGTCACGTCCGCGCATCTCAACTCAAACGGGCACGTCGTCGTGACTCTCtccaacggcgacggcttcTACTACGCTCGTGACATGTACACCTGGCAACGGCTGAGCGAAGCGTGGTGGGCCGTTGGCTCGCAATACTGGAACTCCAACGactcctccatctcggccctACAATCCACGGCAGTCGGCCCTGCAGAAGCCAAGGGCAAGACGTCGGGCGTGACCGTCTCGTCTGGTATCATACCATTCCTCGAGCGGCACACGACGAACGAATTTCTGCTCAAGGGTCGTGCCTATGCCCTGCAGCGCATTATCAAAACGGTGATGCAGCGAAAGGAGGCGGAGGATCTCGAGAGCACCATCAGCATCGCTCATCTGGAGAACCGAATTGCGGGCGCCCTGCAGCTTGGGGCCAGAGAAGAGTTCCGCTTGTACCTCTTCATGTACACGAAGCgtctcggcgccgagggtgcCCAGCCCAAGGTGGAGGAGTTGCTGAGCAGTCTGGTAGGAGGAATTCTGCAGGGCAAAGAGAGCGACTCTACGGAGGGCCGAGGCTGGTTCGGAAAAGGAGATGATATTTGCGGGTGGGATCGCAAGGAGCTGCTCATGGGTGTCGTGTTGATCCTTGGTttgcccccctccccctcccctgcCTGTGTGCTGGACAACCGACTAATGTGGCCGACGGTTAGGAAAATACCGCGAACTGCATCGACTGACCTCGCAGTATGCCAGAGTGCTCGATATGAATCTGGAGGATGGATCTCTCGATGTTGA